One region of Caldimonas thermodepolymerans genomic DNA includes:
- a CDS encoding sugar ABC transporter ATP-binding protein, with amino-acid sequence MPFEVINLRKSYGGVEVLKGIDLKIADGEIHALLGANGAGKSTLIKCIAGAVQPDDGQIHVGRERFRSLTPREARQAGITVIYQDLSLAASLTVADNVFLGQELRVGPFVRRRAQEAETAVWLDKLGIDLDPSTVLTGIGHAELQAIEIIKSLRTRPRLLILDEPTAALSEREAARLRQHLLALKGQDLPILYVTHRMNEVFELADRFTVLRGGQVALAGEVRAHDREEIIGAIVGRQMQAATPPEAQAGVQAAPLLEARGLLAGGIGPVDLQVRPGEILGVFGLVGSGRTELLEALFTARPSYAGELRIEGRPVRLKGPAQAVAAGVALVPADRPRNSVFASLSAQENWSLPNLSVLGRFGLRRPGAERAGFDRMAEQLDLRPRRADLEAGRFSGGNQQKLVLGRWLDRAGCRVLLLDEPTQGVDVGVRRDLYDGLERFVAGGERAAIVTSSEPDELIQLAHRVIVLAHGKVAGELRGAQITESNLLELAHHSPEPALAS; translated from the coding sequence ATGCCCTTCGAGGTGATCAATCTGCGCAAGTCCTACGGCGGGGTCGAGGTCCTCAAGGGCATCGACCTCAAGATCGCCGACGGCGAGATCCACGCGCTGCTGGGTGCCAACGGCGCGGGCAAGTCCACGCTGATCAAGTGCATCGCCGGTGCCGTGCAGCCGGACGACGGCCAGATCCACGTCGGGCGCGAACGCTTCCGCAGCCTCACGCCGCGCGAGGCGCGTCAGGCGGGCATCACGGTCATCTACCAGGACCTCTCGCTGGCCGCGAGCCTGACGGTGGCCGACAACGTGTTCCTCGGCCAGGAGCTGCGCGTCGGCCCCTTCGTGCGCCGCCGTGCGCAGGAGGCCGAGACCGCGGTGTGGCTGGACAAGCTCGGCATCGACCTCGACCCCTCGACGGTGCTGACCGGCATCGGCCACGCCGAGCTGCAGGCCATCGAGATCATCAAGTCGCTGCGCACCCGCCCGCGCCTGCTGATCCTCGACGAGCCGACCGCGGCGCTCAGCGAGCGCGAGGCCGCGCGCCTGCGCCAGCACCTGCTGGCGCTCAAGGGCCAGGACCTGCCCATCCTCTACGTCACGCACCGCATGAACGAAGTGTTCGAGCTGGCCGACCGCTTCACCGTGCTGCGCGGCGGGCAGGTCGCGCTGGCCGGCGAGGTGCGCGCGCACGACCGCGAGGAGATCATCGGCGCCATCGTCGGCCGCCAGATGCAGGCAGCCACGCCGCCGGAGGCCCAGGCCGGCGTGCAGGCCGCGCCGCTGCTCGAGGCCCGCGGCCTGCTGGCCGGCGGCATCGGCCCGGTGGACCTCCAGGTGCGCCCCGGCGAGATCCTCGGCGTGTTCGGCCTGGTGGGTTCCGGCCGCACCGAGCTGCTCGAGGCGCTGTTCACCGCACGGCCCAGCTATGCCGGCGAGCTGCGCATCGAGGGCCGGCCGGTGCGCCTCAAGGGCCCGGCGCAGGCCGTGGCCGCCGGCGTCGCGCTGGTGCCGGCCGACCGGCCGCGCAACAGCGTGTTCGCCTCGCTTTCCGCGCAGGAAAACTGGAGCCTGCCGAACCTGTCGGTGCTCGGCCGCTTCGGCCTGCGTCGCCCGGGCGCCGAGCGTGCCGGCTTCGACCGCATGGCCGAGCAGCTGGACCTGCGCCCGCGCCGCGCCGACCTGGAGGCGGGGCGCTTCTCCGGCGGCAACCAGCAGAAGCTGGTGCTGGGCCGCTGGCTGGACCGCGCTGGCTGCCGCGTGCTGCTGCTCGACGAGCCGACCCAGGGCGTCGACGTCGGCGTGCGGCGCGACCTCTACGACGGGCTGGAGCGCTTCGTCGCCGGCGGCGAGCGCGCCGCGATCGTGACCTCCTCCGAACCCGATGAACTGATCCAGCTCGCGCACCGCGTGATCGTGCTCGCCCACGGCAAGGTGGCCGGCGAGCTGCGCGGCGCGCAGATCACCGAGAGCAACCTGCTCGAGCTGGCGCACCACTCTCCCGAACCGGCCCTGGCCTCCTGA
- a CDS encoding sugar ABC transporter substrate-binding protein produces MSHSRPLFSRRLALGALAAAALSASGLALAADAPKTIAVSFPNASTIGAVQVSLDQAKKKGAELGYQVVVDDPGSDMNKQINTLKTWIQAKVPVIVCVVPQPKVFEAIAKQARAAGIKWITYGEQLENQDATVGYAQYDDGKRLGEAAGEWIEKNFTAEEPAKVAILGYEKFTWGQLRGKGITDGLQSKTSKFTIVARQDAINPTEGMSATRAILQANPKVNVILGVEDPATEGAYKAWVAAGRAKDDPKGFIGGMDGTAPALQLLKEGNNVYRASMAIPLRAVGDAIVTTADRLLKGEKTGNTIVPLELVTPKSPKAQEFLAEQGAL; encoded by the coding sequence ATGTCCCACTCGCGCCCCCTCTTCTCCCGCCGCCTCGCCCTGGGCGCCCTCGCTGCTGCCGCGCTGTCGGCCTCCGGCCTGGCACTGGCCGCCGATGCGCCCAAGACGATCGCCGTGAGCTTCCCCAACGCCTCCACCATCGGCGCCGTGCAGGTGTCGCTGGACCAGGCCAAGAAGAAGGGCGCCGAGCTGGGCTATCAGGTCGTGGTCGACGACCCGGGCTCGGACATGAACAAGCAGATCAACACGCTCAAGACCTGGATCCAGGCCAAGGTGCCGGTGATCGTCTGCGTGGTGCCGCAGCCCAAGGTGTTCGAGGCCATCGCCAAGCAGGCGCGCGCCGCCGGCATCAAGTGGATCACCTACGGCGAGCAGCTCGAGAACCAGGACGCCACCGTCGGCTACGCACAGTACGACGACGGCAAGCGCCTGGGCGAGGCCGCCGGCGAATGGATCGAGAAGAACTTCACCGCCGAGGAACCGGCCAAGGTCGCCATCCTGGGCTACGAGAAGTTCACCTGGGGCCAGCTGCGCGGCAAGGGCATCACCGACGGCCTGCAGTCCAAGACGAGCAAGTTCACCATCGTGGCCCGCCAGGACGCCATCAACCCGACCGAAGGCATGAGCGCCACGCGCGCCATCCTGCAGGCCAACCCCAAGGTCAACGTGATCCTGGGCGTGGAAGACCCGGCCACCGAAGGCGCCTACAAGGCCTGGGTCGCGGCCGGCCGTGCCAAGGACGATCCCAAGGGCTTCATCGGCGGCATGGACGGCACCGCGCCGGCGCTGCAGCTGCTCAAGGAAGGCAACAACGTCTACCGCGCCTCGATGGCCATCCCGCTGCGTGCCGTGGGGGATGCCATCGTCACCACGGCCGACCGCCTGCTCAAGGGCGAGAAGACCGGCAACACCATCGTGCCGCTGGAGCTGGTGACGCCCAAGTCGCCCAAGGCCCAGGAGTTCCTGGCCGAACAGGGCGCCCTCTGA
- a CDS encoding acetyl-CoA C-acetyltransferase, with translation MTQAYIVAAVRTAGGRRGGRLSGWHPVELAARVIDALVDRTGMDPALVDDVLMGCVSQVGEQSTNVARNAVLASRLPQSVPGTSIDRQCGSSQQALHFAAQAVMSGTMDVVIAAGVESMTRVPMGSPSTLAQKAGMGHYQSPEICRRHGEAVFSQFTGAEMVARKYGLSKDTLDRYALQSHQRAAAATQAGLFRDEIVPLPVRDADGRDTGQLHEVDEGIRFDASLEAIAQVKLLQEGGVITAANASQICDGASGVLVVNEQGLRKLGVDPLARIHHMSVLGHDPVIMLEAPIPATQRALHKAGMRLQDIDLYEVNEAFASVPLAWLQALDADPERMNARGGAIALGHPLGASGTKLMTTLVHALRQTGKRWGLQTMCEGGGMANVTIVERL, from the coding sequence ATGACCCAGGCCTACATCGTGGCGGCGGTGCGCACGGCCGGTGGCCGGCGCGGGGGCCGGCTGTCCGGCTGGCATCCGGTGGAACTCGCGGCGCGCGTGATCGACGCGCTGGTGGACCGCACCGGCATGGACCCGGCGCTGGTGGACGACGTGCTGATGGGCTGCGTCAGCCAGGTCGGCGAGCAGTCGACCAACGTGGCGCGCAACGCGGTGCTGGCCTCGCGCCTGCCGCAGTCGGTGCCGGGCACCTCGATCGACCGCCAGTGCGGCTCCTCGCAGCAGGCGCTGCACTTCGCGGCGCAGGCCGTCATGTCCGGCACGATGGACGTGGTGATCGCCGCGGGCGTCGAGTCGATGACGCGGGTGCCGATGGGCAGCCCGAGCACCCTGGCCCAGAAGGCCGGCATGGGGCACTACCAGAGCCCCGAGATCTGCCGCCGCCATGGCGAGGCGGTGTTCAGCCAGTTCACCGGCGCCGAGATGGTGGCGCGCAAGTACGGCCTGTCGAAGGACACGCTGGACCGCTACGCGCTGCAAAGCCATCAGCGCGCCGCGGCCGCCACGCAGGCCGGGTTGTTCCGCGACGAGATCGTGCCGTTGCCCGTGCGCGATGCGGACGGGCGCGACACCGGCCAGCTGCACGAGGTGGACGAGGGCATCCGCTTCGATGCGTCGCTGGAGGCGATCGCGCAGGTCAAGCTGCTGCAGGAAGGCGGCGTGATCACCGCGGCCAATGCCAGCCAGATCTGCGACGGGGCCTCGGGCGTGCTGGTGGTCAACGAGCAGGGCCTCAGGAAGCTGGGGGTCGATCCGCTGGCGCGCATCCACCACATGTCGGTGCTGGGGCACGACCCGGTGATCATGCTGGAAGCGCCGATCCCGGCCACGCAGCGGGCCTTGCACAAGGCCGGCATGCGCCTGCAGGACATCGACCTCTACGAGGTCAACGAAGCCTTCGCGTCGGTGCCGCTGGCCTGGCTGCAGGCGCTGGATGCGGACCCCGAGCGCATGAACGCGCGCGGCGGCGCGATCGCGCTGGGCCACCCGCTCGGCGCCTCGGGCACCAAGCTGATGACGACGCTGGTGCACGCGCTGCGGCAGACCGGCAAGCGCTGGGGCCTGCAGACCATGTGCGAAGGCGGCGGCATGGCCAACGTGACCATCGTCGAGCGCCTGTAG
- a CDS encoding porin, whose protein sequence is MIRPLIASVACAVATFGTAAQAESQVNLYGVVSTDFVSASNVYENGKSSRRTSLDGGRWAPSRFGLRGSEDLGGGLSATFNLEAGLSPDTGAAAGTFWNRGSHVGLKGDFGQVTFGRQWNLNDDVMCGYFICGGYAAFSYTEFGWLSDTVNNSVKYYSPSFGGVQLGVLYGFGEQPGSTSAGSTLELSGTYSAGPLSVGLTHHQSKALVGSEKDKLTSLGASYSFGELRARLAYAVSDFEASGLDEAATYDLGIDWFGLPSTRLSLDYVARDLKGSGDDSHFIRLVGDYSLSKRTGFTANVIYLKNRGDAAEAFYGEGAPGQSQTVFTVGVRHSF, encoded by the coding sequence ATGATCCGCCCCCTGATCGCTTCGGTCGCCTGCGCTGTCGCCACCTTCGGCACGGCGGCCCAGGCCGAAAGCCAGGTGAACCTCTACGGCGTCGTCAGCACCGACTTCGTCAGCGCCAGCAACGTCTACGAGAACGGCAAGTCCAGCCGCCGCACCTCGCTGGACGGCGGCCGCTGGGCGCCGTCGCGCTTCGGCCTGCGCGGCAGCGAGGACCTGGGCGGTGGCCTGAGCGCCACCTTCAACCTGGAAGCGGGCCTGTCGCCCGACACCGGCGCGGCCGCCGGCACCTTCTGGAACCGCGGCTCGCACGTGGGCCTGAAGGGTGACTTCGGCCAGGTCACGTTCGGCCGCCAGTGGAACCTGAACGACGACGTGATGTGCGGCTACTTCATCTGCGGTGGCTACGCGGCGTTCAGCTACACCGAGTTCGGCTGGCTGAGCGACACCGTCAACAACAGCGTCAAGTACTACTCGCCCAGCTTCGGCGGCGTGCAGCTCGGCGTGCTCTACGGCTTCGGCGAGCAGCCGGGCAGCACCTCGGCAGGCAGCACGCTCGAGCTGTCCGGCACCTACAGCGCCGGTCCGCTGAGCGTGGGCCTGACGCACCACCAGTCCAAGGCGCTGGTGGGCAGCGAGAAGGACAAGCTGACCTCGCTGGGCGCCAGCTACAGCTTCGGCGAGCTGCGCGCGCGCCTGGCCTACGCGGTCAGCGACTTCGAGGCCTCGGGACTGGACGAAGCGGCGACCTACGACCTGGGCATCGACTGGTTCGGCCTGCCCTCGACCCGCCTGTCGCTGGACTATGTCGCGCGCGACCTGAAGGGCTCGGGCGACGACAGCCACTTCATCCGCCTGGTCGGCGACTACTCGCTGTCCAAGCGCACCGGCTTCACGGCCAACGTGATCTACCTGAAGAACCGCGGTGACGCGGCCGAAGCCTTCTACGGCGAGGGCGCGCCGGGCCAGAGCCAGACCGTGTTCACGGTGGGCGTGCGCCACAGCTTCTGA
- a CDS encoding gamma-glutamylcyclotransferase family protein, protein MSTLVFVYGTLKQGFPNFHRNPGRRIGGVYRTRQRLPLYVAGLPDEACAPWLVHQPGQGFQVPGELYEMPDEAMPGLDAFEEAGLPWGYERLRIEVEAVDDPSEVVTAWAYLKRPQQLSACPTLQGPFEAYTPALAAGYWLQGATP, encoded by the coding sequence ATGTCCACACTGGTCTTCGTCTACGGCACCCTGAAGCAGGGCTTTCCCAACTTCCACCGCAACCCGGGCCGCCGCATCGGCGGCGTGTACCGCACGCGGCAGCGCCTGCCGCTGTACGTCGCCGGCCTGCCCGACGAGGCCTGCGCGCCGTGGCTGGTGCACCAGCCGGGGCAGGGCTTCCAGGTACCGGGCGAACTGTACGAGATGCCCGACGAGGCCATGCCCGGGCTGGACGCCTTCGAGGAAGCGGGCCTGCCCTGGGGCTACGAGCGCCTGCGCATCGAGGTGGAAGCGGTCGACGACCCGTCCGAGGTCGTGACGGCCTGGGCCTACCTCAAGCGCCCGCAGCAGCTCTCGGCCTGCCCCACGCTGCAGGGGCCGTTCGAGGCCTACACGCCGGCGCTGGCCGCCGGCTACTGGCTGCAGGGAGCGACACCATGA
- a CDS encoding ABC transporter permease, which produces MSSTSALPSASPAPAPARLGSWFKRLGNIDFALNNILLLALILLCAVFAVQSPVFFTWSNAEIILTNNAAIGVLVAAMTLLAIAGHVDLSVGSNIALSSMIAALCMTEWECSAPVAIAAGIGTGALAGAANGVMCALLRFNPIIVTLGMLGILRGATLLINNTEVYGLGDAFNTLGNGAFLGVPVLLWIVVACFAASALFISLTTWGRYIYAIGINAHAAFLAALPVRALPFALYVITGAAAGLAGVMLAARVDGSSPGSMGLQMELQALTIILLGGVAFAGGRGRMTGVIIAWIFLGVLSNGLTLLNVTPFVQLVASGLALVFAAALDTLGTVIAPRLEQRRRALEQQRAQAARA; this is translated from the coding sequence ATGTCCTCGACTTCCGCCCTTCCTTCCGCGTCTCCCGCGCCTGCTCCTGCGCGCCTGGGCTCCTGGTTCAAGCGCCTGGGCAACATCGACTTCGCGCTCAACAACATCCTGCTGCTGGCGCTGATCCTGCTGTGCGCCGTGTTCGCCGTGCAGTCGCCGGTGTTCTTCACCTGGTCCAACGCCGAGATCATCCTGACCAACAACGCCGCCATCGGCGTGCTGGTCGCGGCGATGACGCTGCTGGCCATCGCGGGCCACGTGGACCTGTCGGTGGGCTCCAACATCGCGCTGTCGTCGATGATCGCCGCGCTGTGCATGACCGAATGGGAATGCTCCGCGCCGGTGGCCATCGCCGCGGGCATCGGCACCGGCGCGCTGGCCGGCGCGGCCAACGGCGTGATGTGCGCGCTGCTGCGCTTCAACCCCATCATCGTGACGCTCGGGATGCTGGGCATCCTGCGCGGCGCGACGCTGCTGATCAACAACACCGAGGTCTATGGCCTGGGCGACGCCTTCAACACGCTGGGCAACGGCGCCTTCCTCGGCGTGCCGGTGCTGCTGTGGATCGTCGTGGCCTGCTTCGCCGCCTCGGCGCTGTTCATCTCGCTGACCACCTGGGGCCGCTACATCTACGCGATCGGCATCAACGCCCACGCGGCCTTCCTCGCCGCGCTGCCGGTGCGCGCGCTGCCCTTCGCGCTGTACGTGATCACCGGCGCCGCCGCGGGCCTGGCCGGCGTGATGCTGGCCGCGCGGGTCGACGGCTCCTCGCCCGGCTCGATGGGCCTGCAGATGGAGCTGCAGGCGCTGACCATCATCCTGCTGGGCGGCGTGGCCTTCGCCGGCGGCCGCGGGCGCATGACCGGCGTGATCATCGCGTGGATCTTCCTCGGCGTGCTGAGCAACGGCCTGACCCTGCTCAACGTCACGCCCTTCGTGCAGCTGGTCGCCTCCGGCCTGGCGCTGGTGTTCGCCGCCGCGCTGGACACGCTGGGCACCGTGATCGCCCCGCGCCTGGAGCAGCGCCGCCGCGCGCTGGAACAGCAGCGCGCCCAGGCCGCACGCGCATGA
- a CDS encoding LysR family transcriptional regulator, giving the protein MDRLRAMQCFVRAVELGSLSAAARSLATTQPTVSKQIAALEASLGVRLLERGPARVVPTDEGARFLESARRLLEDYEDAVTALDEGTRQPRGLVRISAPVALGELHLHRLMLQALQQYPELRIDLMLEDRYVDPVAERYDLMVRIGSALPPDMVARELARWPRYIVASADYVRRHGRPRRLEDLARHPFLRYPLGEDDTVTLTGPDGTREVPVQTRYRLNNAVALLDAVREGAGIAFQPCWMVNGLLRRKELVRLLPQWSGPTQTVHLVYPPRRRQPMRVQVMLELLSTTIRAL; this is encoded by the coding sequence ATGGACCGGCTGCGTGCCATGCAATGCTTCGTCCGGGCCGTCGAGCTGGGCAGCCTCTCGGCCGCGGCACGCTCGCTTGCGACCACCCAGCCCACGGTCAGCAAGCAGATCGCCGCCCTGGAGGCGAGCCTGGGCGTGCGCCTGCTCGAGCGCGGCCCGGCGCGCGTGGTGCCGACCGACGAAGGCGCACGCTTCCTCGAGAGCGCCCGCCGGCTGCTGGAGGACTACGAGGACGCCGTCACCGCGCTGGACGAAGGCACGCGCCAGCCGCGCGGGCTGGTGCGCATCTCGGCGCCGGTGGCGCTGGGCGAGCTGCACCTGCACCGGCTGATGCTGCAGGCGCTGCAGCAATACCCGGAACTGCGCATCGACCTGATGCTGGAAGACCGCTACGTCGACCCGGTCGCCGAGCGCTACGACCTGATGGTGCGCATCGGCAGCGCCTTGCCGCCGGACATGGTGGCGCGCGAGCTGGCGCGCTGGCCGCGCTACATCGTCGCCTCGGCCGACTACGTGCGCCGGCATGGCCGCCCGCGCCGGCTGGAGGACCTGGCGCGCCATCCCTTCCTGCGCTATCCGCTCGGCGAGGACGACACCGTGACCCTCACCGGCCCCGACGGCACGCGCGAGGTGCCGGTGCAGACGCGCTACCGCCTCAACAACGCCGTCGCGCTGCTCGATGCGGTGCGCGAGGGCGCGGGCATCGCGTTCCAGCCCTGCTGGATGGTCAACGGGCTGCTGCGTCGCAAGGAGCTGGTGCGCCTGCTGCCGCAGTGGAGCGGGCCGACCCAGACCGTGCACCTGGTCTACCCGCCGCGGCGGCGCCAGCCGATGCGCGTGCAGGTGATGCTGGAGCTGCTCTCGACGACGATCCGCGCGCTGTAG
- a CDS encoding CaiB/BaiF CoA transferase family protein, whose translation MSDARELPLSGVQVLEFTHMVMGPTCGMILADLGADVIKVEPLQGDSTRRLPGSGTGFFATFNRNKKSVAIDVSDPRGLEIVRRLAARVDIFSENFKSGTMARLGLDYARLSQLNERLVYVSHKGFLPGPYEHRTALDEVVQMMGGLAYMTGRPGDPLRAGASVNDIMGGMFGAIGAMAALRERERTGRGQEVLSSLFENNVLLVASHMMQYALTGRPAAPMPARVSAWGIYDVFTVAGGEQIFLAVVSDTQWQAFCDALGFADLRDDERLATNNQRVMARSWLMPLLRERLATRQAVDIAQAFESRGLPYAPIRAPHELLEDPHLDATGGLAPMPLPDGREVKTVLLPLMLDGTRLPVRAGPPSVGAHTDEVLATLGYTEAEVQALRAAGVVA comes from the coding sequence ATGAGCGACGCCCGCGAGCTGCCCCTGTCGGGGGTACAGGTGCTCGAGTTCACCCACATGGTCATGGGCCCGACCTGCGGGATGATCCTCGCCGACCTGGGCGCGGACGTGATCAAGGTCGAGCCGCTGCAGGGCGACTCGACGCGCCGGCTGCCGGGCTCCGGCACGGGCTTCTTCGCGACCTTCAACCGCAACAAGAAGAGCGTCGCGATCGACGTGTCCGACCCGCGCGGCCTGGAGATCGTGCGCCGGCTCGCGGCCCGCGTCGACATCTTCAGCGAGAACTTCAAGAGCGGCACGATGGCCCGGCTGGGGCTGGACTACGCCCGCCTGTCGCAGCTCAACGAGCGGCTCGTCTATGTCTCGCACAAGGGCTTCCTGCCCGGCCCCTACGAACACCGCACCGCGCTGGACGAGGTGGTGCAGATGATGGGCGGACTCGCCTACATGACCGGCCGCCCCGGCGACCCGCTGCGCGCCGGGGCGTCGGTCAACGACATCATGGGCGGCATGTTCGGCGCCATCGGCGCGATGGCGGCGCTGCGCGAGCGCGAGCGCACCGGCCGCGGCCAGGAAGTGCTGAGCTCGCTGTTCGAGAACAACGTCCTGCTGGTGGCCTCGCACATGATGCAGTACGCGCTGACGGGCCGGCCCGCCGCGCCGATGCCCGCGCGCGTCTCGGCCTGGGGCATCTACGACGTGTTCACGGTGGCCGGCGGCGAGCAGATCTTCCTCGCGGTGGTGTCGGACACGCAGTGGCAGGCGTTCTGCGATGCGCTCGGTTTTGCCGACCTGCGCGACGACGAGCGCCTGGCGACCAACAACCAGCGCGTCATGGCCCGGTCATGGCTGATGCCGCTGCTGCGCGAGCGCCTGGCCACGCGCCAGGCGGTCGACATCGCGCAGGCGTTCGAAAGCCGCGGGCTGCCGTACGCGCCCATCCGCGCGCCGCACGAGCTGCTGGAGGACCCGCACCTCGACGCCACCGGCGGGCTGGCGCCGATGCCGCTGCCCGACGGCCGCGAGGTGAAGACCGTGCTGCTGCCGCTGATGCTGGACGGCACCCGCCTGCCAGTGCGTGCAGGGCCGCCGTCCGTCGGCGCGCACACCGACGAGGTGCTGGCGACGCTGGGCTACACCGAGGCCGAGGTGCAGGCCCTGCGCGCCGCCGGGGTCGTGGCCTGA
- a CDS encoding CapA family protein, translated as MTSALSLALTGDVIPVRRLAHASPEARAHAEPLFEMLRAADVALGNFEITLSQRGTPLEKLLNIRTDAAVAQDLAPMGFDVLNIANNHTVDYGWEGLEDTKHALLAAGVQPVGVGATLAEASTPVQLEVQGRRVVILGYSCLLPTGMSASERRPGLAPLHVETGYEVDPYYQMEEPGDPSCVRIRTRVREADLARAVADVRRWREHADVLVVTIHWGYGSGEELAEYQQPLAHALIDAGADLIHGHHPHAVHAIGHHRGKPILYSLGTFLGQQIFLPASDAVQALWAGMSPDGYLAQVEVGADGSCALTLTPHTLNAERLPVVATGADFERIAARLQRLSAPHGTEVVVDGGRLRARPAAAPVALTA; from the coding sequence ATGACCTCTGCCCTGAGCCTGGCCCTCACCGGCGACGTGATCCCCGTGCGCCGCCTGGCGCACGCCTCGCCCGAAGCGCGCGCGCACGCCGAGCCGCTGTTCGAGATGCTGCGCGCCGCCGACGTGGCGCTGGGCAACTTCGAGATCACGCTGTCGCAGCGCGGAACGCCGCTGGAGAAGCTGCTGAACATCCGCACCGATGCCGCGGTGGCGCAGGACCTCGCGCCCATGGGCTTCGACGTGCTCAACATCGCCAACAACCACACCGTCGACTACGGCTGGGAGGGGCTCGAGGACACGAAGCACGCGCTGCTGGCCGCCGGCGTGCAGCCGGTCGGCGTGGGCGCCACGCTGGCCGAGGCCTCGACGCCGGTGCAGCTCGAGGTGCAGGGCCGTCGCGTGGTGATCCTCGGCTACTCGTGCCTGCTGCCCACCGGCATGTCCGCGAGCGAGCGCCGCCCGGGCCTGGCGCCGCTGCACGTGGAGACCGGCTACGAGGTCGATCCCTACTACCAGATGGAAGAGCCGGGCGACCCGTCCTGCGTGCGCATCCGCACCCGGGTGCGCGAGGCCGACCTGGCGCGTGCCGTGGCCGACGTGCGCCGCTGGCGCGAACACGCCGACGTGCTGGTGGTCACCATCCACTGGGGCTACGGCTCGGGCGAGGAGCTCGCCGAGTACCAGCAGCCCCTGGCCCATGCGCTGATCGACGCCGGCGCCGACCTGATCCATGGCCACCACCCGCATGCGGTGCATGCGATCGGCCATCACCGCGGCAAGCCCATCCTCTACAGCCTGGGCACCTTCCTCGGCCAGCAGATCTTCCTGCCGGCCTCCGACGCGGTGCAGGCCCTGTGGGCCGGCATGTCGCCCGACGGTTACCTCGCGCAGGTCGAGGTCGGCGCGGACGGCAGCTGCGCGCTGACGCTGACCCCGCACACGCTGAACGCCGAGCGCCTGCCGGTGGTCGCCACCGGCGCCGACTTCGAGCGCATTGCCGCGCGCCTGCAACGCCTGAGCGCGCCGCACGGCACCGAGGTGGTCGTCGACGGCGGCCGCCTGCGCGCACGACCCGCGGCCGCCCCCGTGGCGCTGACCGCCTGA
- a CDS encoding DUF4256 domain-containing protein has product MTLDAADRERLLRTLAQRFAQHPQRHPGVAWADVAARLERRPQALEVLQRMEASGGEPDVIGLPAPSGGVVFCDCAAESPAGRRSLCYDAEARRSRREHAPARSALEMAEEIGVQLLDEAQYLALQTFGEFDLKTSSWLLTPPDIRARGGALYGDRRYGRVFVYHNGAPSYYAARGFRGWLEV; this is encoded by the coding sequence ATGACACTGGACGCTGCCGACCGCGAGCGCCTGCTGCGCACGCTCGCGCAACGTTTCGCGCAACACCCGCAGCGCCACCCGGGCGTGGCCTGGGCCGACGTGGCCGCGCGGCTGGAACGCCGCCCGCAGGCGCTGGAGGTGCTGCAACGGATGGAAGCCAGCGGCGGCGAGCCGGACGTGATCGGACTGCCCGCGCCATCGGGTGGCGTGGTGTTCTGCGACTGCGCCGCCGAAAGCCCTGCGGGCCGCCGCAGCCTCTGCTACGACGCCGAGGCCCGCCGGTCGCGCAGGGAGCATGCCCCCGCGCGCAGCGCGCTCGAGATGGCCGAGGAGATCGGCGTGCAGCTGCTCGACGAGGCGCAGTACCTCGCGCTGCAGACGTTCGGCGAATTCGACCTCAAGACCTCGAGCTGGCTGCTCACGCCGCCGGACATCCGGGCGCGGGGCGGCGCGCTGTACGGCGACCGCCGCTACGGCCGCGTGTTCGTCTACCACAACGGGGCACCGTCCTACTATGCGGCGCGCGGCTTCCGCGGCTGGCTGGAGGTCTGA